One Campylobacter pinnipediorum subsp. caledonicus genomic window carries:
- the tupB gene encoding tungstate ABC transporter permease TupB: protein MEFIIDGTFTAFKLLINLDVETYSAVKATLYTSSISIILALIIGLPIGFILGFYNFFGAKVLKFISDTMLAMPTVAIGLIIYAFITRNGPFGEFGLLFTLKAIVIGQLVLALPIIISLSSSIIENMDEKHYFTIMSYRLSNPKLVMVVIYELRYSLMVVVANAYGRIVAEVGVAMLIGGNIKYFTRTITTAISLETNKGQFERGIALAIVLISIAFLVNLSIHFLKRLDK from the coding sequence TTGGAATTTATTATAGATGGTACTTTTACGGCCTTTAAGCTGCTTATAAACTTAGATGTTGAGACATATTCTGCTGTCAAAGCTACACTTTACACATCTAGCATATCAATCATTCTTGCTTTAATTATAGGTCTTCCTATTGGCTTTATATTGGGTTTTTATAATTTTTTTGGAGCTAAAGTTTTAAAATTTATAAGTGATACTATGCTTGCTATGCCGACTGTTGCAATAGGCCTTATAATATATGCTTTTATCACTAGAAATGGTCCTTTTGGAGAGTTTGGATTATTGTTTACATTAAAGGCTATAGTTATTGGACAATTAGTTTTAGCTTTGCCAATCATTATATCTTTGAGTTCTAGTATTATTGAAAATATGGATGAAAAGCACTATTTTACTATAATGTCTTACAGACTTAGTAATCCAAAGCTTGTTATGGTCGTTATTTATGAGTTAAGATATTCTTTGATGGTTGTTGTAGCTAATGCCTATGGTAGGATTGTTGCTGAGGTTGGTGTTGCAATGCTTATTGGTGGAAATATAAAATATTTTACAAGAACGATAACAACAGCTATTTCACTTGAAACAAACAAGGGTCAATTTGAAAGAGGCATAGCTTTGGCTATTGTTTTGATATCTATAGCCTTTTTGGTAAATTTATCTATTCATTTTTTAAAAAGGCTTGATAAGTGA